CTGGGCGCTTAAGGTATCGCGCAGAATGGCAAAGGCCACCACGTAGCAGCCGCCTGCCCCGACGCCCTGGATAAAGCGTCCGGTAAGGAACAGGGAACTCTCCTCTGCCAGTGAACACAGCACGGAGGCCAGAGCAAAAATCACCGCCCCGGTAATGGCGACCGGCTGTCGCCCGGCTTTGTCGGCAATCTTCCCGGCAAACACCATCGACGACGCCATCCCCGCGAGGTAGGCCGAAAACGCGATATGCAGCTGCGCTTCGCTGGCACCCAGATCGCGGGCGATGTGCGGCAGCCCCACCAGATACATATCAATGCCCGATGGATAAAGCAGCACCAGCGCAAAACTACAAAACAGAAAACGAGCCATAACACCCCCCATAAAGTCAGGCAAGAAGCATAGGGGGATAAAGGGGAAGTGGCGAGTTGCCATTTGGACAAAGGTGATTTCCTGCGAGGAAATCACCTTTTGGGGAGCGGATTTAGCCAAAGCGCGGTAAGAAATGGAAGGTATTCCCGAACCAGCAAACGATGACCACCACCCCGAACAGGATCACCAGCGAGGGAACCACCCTACCGCCCCAGACGGTGAAGGTCTTATTCGGGAATTTCTGTCTCGCTTTCAGCGCGAGGACTGCCGGGACAATCACCGCCCAGATGGTTGCGCACAAACCCGCCCCGCCAATGCCGTAGATAAAGCCGTTCGGGAAAATCAGGTAGAGCAGGGTCGGCGGCAGGAAGGTCAGCATGATCGTTTTCAGGCGACCTGACGGTGAATTGTCGAGTTTAAAGAGGTCGGCAAGATAGTCGAACAGCCCTAAGGTGACGCCGAAGAACGAGCTGGCCACTGCTAAGTTTGAGAAAACCAGTAAGCAAAATTCGATCACTCCATGCTGCCGGGTGCCGAGGAATGATTTCACCAGCGAATCGACATTGCCCCCGGACGAGATGATCTCGCTGAAGCTGTCGCGGGTAATGTTACCCATCGTGCAGTAGAGCCAGAACAGATAGATAAACAGGGCCAGCAGCGAGCCATAGACAATGCTTTTAATCAGTTTATCTTTGCGTTTGCCGTAGCAGATGATCAGGCTGGGAATGTTGCCATGAAACCCAAACGATGCCAGACAGACGGGCAGGGCCATAAAGATGTAGGGGAAGTAGGTGGTATTGCTGGCCGATGTAACCTTAATGTCTCTTAAAATTGAATAATCGACCTGGAAGAAGAAGGAGCCAAACACCACGATAAAGGCGATGATCTTAATGCCTAAAAACAGCGAGGTAATGCGGCTGGCCGCCAGTGAACTAAACCACAATACGCCCGCAACGAAGATTGCCGTACAGACACCCACTATCCGGGGATTCACATGCGTCCCCTGGTTCATGGCGATGGTTTCACTGATGATAGCGCCGTTTGCGGAGATATAGGCATACGTCAGAATATAAAGCACAAAGGCGACCGTGAAGCCGCTGACGATATTCCATTTATTGCCGATCAGATCTTTGGTAATCGTATTAAAGCTTGAACCGACGGGATAATTTAAATTTGCTTCTAACAATAATAGCCCGGAGTGAAGCATTGAAAACCAGGCGATAATTAAAATAAACGCGCCCCAAAAAAACCATGCCCCTGCCAGATCCACGGGTAAAGCAAACATCCCCCCCGCCAATAACTGTACCCGCTATAACCATGACACCCCATACCGACGAGTGTTTAGTCTCTAATTCTAATGCGTTATCCATGGTGCCCCCATCAATGTGGCAAGCCTGACGTTGTTGAACTATTTATTTTGCGGGTGGCTAAAATTATTTAGCCACCCGGGGACAGAAGGTTAAACTTCTTTCAGTTTGGCGGTGAAGTGACGTAATACTTTAGGTTCGTAGGTGAAGGTTAATCCTTTAATGTTCATCGCATTTTCTTTAACGTGTTTAAAGGCTTCGACGATGAAATCCATATGCGATTGCGTATAGGTGGCACGCGGAATAGTCAAACGCAGCAGCTCTGCCGGGCAGGGTAACTGCTTACCGGTCTTCGGATCGCGGCCCAGTAAGAACGAACCAATTTCCACAGCCCGAATACCGGCCACTTTATAGAGCTCACAGGCCAGCGCCTGCGCCGGGAACTGTTCGGCAGGAATATGCGGCAAGAGCTTACCGGCATCCACAAAGGCAGCATGGCCGCCGGCCTGCTGGCAAACCACGCCGATGGCTTCCAGGCCGTCGACCAGGTACTGGACCTGATTAATACGGTATGCCAGCCAGTCCTGGCCCATGCCGTCGTGCAGGCCGACAGCCAGACGCTCCATGGCACCCCCTTCCAGGCCGCCGTAGGTCGGGAAGCCTTCCTGGACGACGCACAAGGTTCTGCACTCGGTATAGACGTCGAAATAGTCGTCATTCTTAATGCACAGCAGGCCGCCCATCGGCACCATGGCATCTTTTTTAGCCGACATGGCCAGCATATCTGCGTATTTGTACGTTTCGCGAGTAATTTCCGCGATCGTCCAGTCTTTATATTCCGCTTCACGTTTTTGAATAAAGTACGCATTCTCGGCGAAGCGTGCGGAGTCCATCACCACCGGGATGTCGTATTTTCTGGCAATCGCGTACATCGCCTTCAGGTTCGCCAGCGACACCGGCTGTCCACCGGCGGAGTTGCTGGTAATGGTGGCGACGATATACGGGACGTTGGCTGGACCCACTTCTTCGATGCCGTTTTCCAGACCCTGCAGGTCAAAGTTGCCTTTAAAATCGTAACGAATGCCGGTATCAAAGGCCTCCTTGATATACACGTTGCGCACGGTACAGCCGTTTATCTGGCTGTGACCCTGGGTGGTATCAAAAAAGTAGTTAGAGAAGGCGACCATTTTCGTGCGATCTAAGCCTTTCTCCTGCTCGCGCTTTTTAATGAGCACCGGAATATAGATCTGCTCAGCGCCGCGCCCCTGATGGGTCGGAATAGTGTACTGATAACCGAAAATACTTTTCACGGCGTCGGACAGCGCATAGTAACTGCGGCTTCCGCTATAGGCTTCGTCTCCGCGCAGCATGGCGGCCTGCATATTCTGTGTAACCGCACCGGTGCCGCTGTCGGTCAGTAAATCAATAAATACGTCTTCGCTATCCAGCAGGAAAGGGTTCATACCCGATTTAATAATCGCGTTGTCGCGATGCTCCCTTGTGGTGCGCTTAACCGGCTCAATAACTCTGATGCGAAATGGCTCTGGTAAATGTTTGAAGTTTTCCATTATATAATTCCTGTTTTTATCGCAGCGGTGCGGGTGGCTATTTTTAATAACCATTAATTCAGGCATACCTGATCAGCGATACCGCTACGCAATCGGGAGAGTATATTCCACCGACAGAGGCGTGCAGCAGCATAATTGCAGCCTTACGGGCGCAATGATTTCAGGCATACCAAATAAATAGAGTGTTAATCTATTCAGGTTGCATAGAGAAAGAGAGACGAAGGGAGATTACGGATGGTGATTGACAATTTTATTGTCAATATTGAACCACTTAGAAGTGAGATATGTATTTAAGATAATCGTCATTGATTTATCCTCATTAGACACGCTACTACACTATTCGAATGAGAATATTTGTCTATGTGCAGGTATATTAATTGTGATTGTAATCACAGAGAACATAACAGATATATTTGGTATTTATTCAGGTAATATAGAAAAGGAAAAAGCCGCAATAACAGGGGTGTTATGCGGCTTTTAGCGGAGGGCTGAAACGGGTTTATTTCCCGATGCAGAAACTGGAGAAGATGCGCCCCAGCAGGTCATCCGAGGTAAACTCCCCGGTGATCTCGCTTAACGCCTGCTGCGCCAGACGCAGCTCTTCCGCCAGCAATTCCCCGGCCCAGGCACCCAGCAGCTGCGCTTTGCCCTGATCCAGATGCATCGCCGCCTGTTCCAGCGCCTGCAGATGGCGACGACGGGCGAGGAAACCGCCCTCCATGCTGGTATCAAAGCCCATGCTCTGCTTCAGATGGTTGCGCAGCGCATCCACCCCCTCGCCGGTGCGCGCCGACAGGCGGATCAGTGAGTGACCATTCAC
This Leclercia sp. S52 DNA region includes the following protein-coding sequences:
- the tnaA gene encoding tryptophanase; translated protein: MENFKHLPEPFRIRVIEPVKRTTREHRDNAIIKSGMNPFLLDSEDVFIDLLTDSGTGAVTQNMQAAMLRGDEAYSGSRSYYALSDAVKSIFGYQYTIPTHQGRGAEQIYIPVLIKKREQEKGLDRTKMVAFSNYFFDTTQGHSQINGCTVRNVYIKEAFDTGIRYDFKGNFDLQGLENGIEEVGPANVPYIVATITSNSAGGQPVSLANLKAMYAIARKYDIPVVMDSARFAENAYFIQKREAEYKDWTIAEITRETYKYADMLAMSAKKDAMVPMGGLLCIKNDDYFDVYTECRTLCVVQEGFPTYGGLEGGAMERLAVGLHDGMGQDWLAYRINQVQYLVDGLEAIGVVCQQAGGHAAFVDAGKLLPHIPAEQFPAQALACELYKVAGIRAVEIGSFLLGRDPKTGKQLPCPAELLRLTIPRATYTQSHMDFIVEAFKHVKENAMNIKGLTFTYEPKVLRHFTAKLKEV